The DNA sequence GCTGGCCGCTCTACTATCTGGCGCTCGCGCTGACGGCCGGCACGATCCTGGCGGCCCTCAACCTGACCCGCACCCGGATCGGCCGGGCCTGGATCGCCATCCGCGACCACGACATCGCCGCCCGGGCGATGGGCATCGACCTCGTCCGCTACAAGCTGCTCGCCTTCGCGGTCTCGTCCTTCTTCGTCGGCATCGCCGGAGCGCTGCTGTCGCTGCAGCTGCGCTTCGTGAATGTCGACGTGTTCGGCCTGATCCTGTCGATCGAGGCTTTGGCCATGATCATCCTCGGCGGAATGGGATCGGTCGCTGGCGCCGTGCTCGGGGCGATCTTCCTGTCCTTCCTGCCGGAGGTCCTGCGCATCGGCTTCGCGCTGGTAACCGATCCGAATTCGACCTTCTACACCAACTACGTCTACGAGATCCGCGGCATCGCCTATGGTCTCGTGATCGTCGTCTTCCTGCGCTTCAAGCCCGACGGCCTCGTCGGGATGTGGCGGGATGCGCGGAAATACTGGTCCAACTGGCCGTTGGCCTACTAAGAAACGTACGATACCCGGAGGAAACCATGAAGACGATCGCATCTGCCGTTCTGGGAATGCTCGTCGCCGGTCCGGCCCTGGCGGCCGATCCGGGCGTCACCGATACCACCATCAAGATCGGCGACGTGAACATCATGACCGGCCCAGCCGCCTTCGTCGGGCGCGGCTTCTCGGTCGGCTCCAAGGTGGCGGCCGAGGAGGTCAATGCCGCCGGCGGCATCAACGGCCGCAAGATCGTGGTCATCACCGAGGATGACGGCTACGTGCCGGCGCGTTCCTTCCAGGCGCTGACCAAGCTCCTGGAGGTCGACCAGATCTTCGCGCTCAATGGCACCTCCGGCACCGCCAACGTGCTCGCCATGATGCCGCTGATCACCGAGCACAAGCTGCCGACCGTGGTCAGCCAGGCGCCGGCGCCGGTCGTCTACAACCCGGTCCGCCCGACCGTGTTCACCTTCGGCGCCACCTACGAGAACGCCTTCTACGCCCAGTTGAAATATATCCACCAGAAGATGGCCAAGCCCGATGCCGTCTATGGTCTCGTTCGCCAGGACGACGACTTCGGCAAGGACATCGAGGTTGGCTTCGACCGGGCAGTGAAGGACTTCAACCTCAAGGCCCCGGTGCGCATCCGCTTCAAGAAGGGCACCACCAACTTCTCCGCCGAAGTGGCGCAGATGAAGCAGGCGGGCGTGACGGTACTGGCCAATGGCGGCATCTTCGCCGGCGCCGCCAACATCCTGTCCGAGGCGCGCAAGCTCGACATGCCGCTGATCCCGGCGGAAGTCTGGAGCGAAGGCATCCCGGCCTCCGCGGCCCTGCTGGCACCGGCCGGCTACGACTATCTGGTCGGCGACTACGTCTCGCTGAGCGGGCCGGCCAACGAGAAGTTCCGCGAACTGGCCAAGAAATACGTGTCCGAGGACGAGCTGAAGAACATCAGCCGCTACACCTATGCGTCCTATATCGGCATGAAGGCGCTGATCGAGGCCATGCGCCAGTGCGGCAAGGATCTGACCCGCGCCTGCACGGTCGAGAAGCTGCGTACGCTCAAGGGTCTGGATACCGGCGGCCTGAGTGCCCCGGTCGACTTCACCAACGAGAAGCAGCTCTCGGGAACCGCCGTCGCCGTCTACCAGTACGACATCAAGTCGGCGACCTTCAAGCCGCTGACCGGCTTCGAGCAGTACTGAGCCGAGTGGGGAGCGCCGCGATGGCCATTCCGAATTCCCTTGCGGGCCGGCTCTCGGTGCCGGTCATCGCGTCGCCCATGTTCCTGATCTCCGGGCCGGATCTGGTCGTCGAATGCTGCCTCAACGGCGTCGTCGGCACCTTCCCGGCCCTCAACCAGCGCACGACCGAGGGCTTCGCGGCCTGGCTCGACCAGATCGCGGAGCGCCTCGCGCCGGCCGGGGCGGGTGCGGCGCCCTACGGCGTCAATCTCGTCGTCCACCGCAGCAATCCGCGGCTCGACCGCGATCTCGAGGTCGCGATCGCCCACAAGGTGCCGCTGATCATCACCTCGCTCGGGCTCAACCGGGATCTGATCAAGGCCGTGCAAGCCTATGGCGGCCTTGTCTTCCACGACGTGACCACGCTCGCCTTCGCCGAGAAGGCCGCCGCCGCCGGTGTCGATGGGCTGATCGCGGTAACGGCCGGGGCGGGCGGGCATGCCGGCCTGTTGAACCCGATCGCCGCGCTGGCCGAGATGCGCCGCATCTTCGACGGTACGCTGATCCTCGGCGGGGCCATGTCGAACGGCGCGCAGGTCGCCGCGGCGCGATTGATGGGGGCCGATCTCGCCTATCTGGGCACCCGCTTCATGGCGACCCGCGAAAGCCAGGCCCCTGCGGCGCTGCACGAGATGATGCTTGCCGGCCGCGCCTCCGACATCGTGCTGACGCCGGCCATCAGCGGCGTGCCGGGCAACTTCCTGCGCGCCAGCATCGCGGCGGCCGGTCGCGACCCGGACGACCTGACGAAGCCGGCGCAACTGGATTTCGGCACCGGCGAGGCCAAGGCCTGGCGCGACATCTGGGCCGCCGGGCAGGGGATCGGCGGCATCGACGACATCCCGCCGGCGGCGGAACTCTGCCGCCGCCTGGCGGCAGAGTATGAAGCGGCGCTGACCGGTGCGCCCGGTCTGTCCATGCGCAGCGCGCTACCGTCGATCGCCGGTTGAACGGTTGCCGGAAGGGTCGGTGGCATGATCACGGCTTACAATGTCGGCGTTGACAGTGCTGGCTGGGTGCTATTCATTCACAAGCAATACTAAGCGTCGACACGAACAAGAACGACGCGGGCTGGGAGGTTAGACTTGAGGTGGAGTGAGTTTCACTTCGCGT is a window from the Prosthecodimorpha staleyi genome containing:
- a CDS encoding branched-chain amino acid ABC transporter permease encodes the protein MRTGHLKTSPGQLVALSDSPAVWAWVGVLAVGLILLPYLVGNYMLTLVVSAMAAVIGAVALNMLTGQTGLISLGQSGFLAVGAYANAILLSDYGLPVWLTLPGAGLTATAISLIVGVPSLRLKGLYLAITTLAFSFIISHIILYSEELTHGPNGIFVKGARLFGYDVQRGWPLYYLALALTAGTILAALNLTRTRIGRAWIAIRDHDIAARAMGIDLVRYKLLAFAVSSFFVGIAGALLSLQLRFVNVDVFGLILSIEALAMIILGGMGSVAGAVLGAIFLSFLPEVLRIGFALVTDPNSTFYTNYVYEIRGIAYGLVIVVFLRFKPDGLVGMWRDARKYWSNWPLAY
- a CDS encoding NAD(P)H-dependent flavin oxidoreductase, which gives rise to MAIPNSLAGRLSVPVIASPMFLISGPDLVVECCLNGVVGTFPALNQRTTEGFAAWLDQIAERLAPAGAGAAPYGVNLVVHRSNPRLDRDLEVAIAHKVPLIITSLGLNRDLIKAVQAYGGLVFHDVTTLAFAEKAAAAGVDGLIAVTAGAGGHAGLLNPIAALAEMRRIFDGTLILGGAMSNGAQVAAARLMGADLAYLGTRFMATRESQAPAALHEMMLAGRASDIVLTPAISGVPGNFLRASIAAAGRDPDDLTKPAQLDFGTGEAKAWRDIWAAGQGIGGIDDIPPAAELCRRLAAEYEAALTGAPGLSMRSALPSIAG
- a CDS encoding ABC transporter substrate-binding protein, producing MKTIASAVLGMLVAGPALAADPGVTDTTIKIGDVNIMTGPAAFVGRGFSVGSKVAAEEVNAAGGINGRKIVVITEDDGYVPARSFQALTKLLEVDQIFALNGTSGTANVLAMMPLITEHKLPTVVSQAPAPVVYNPVRPTVFTFGATYENAFYAQLKYIHQKMAKPDAVYGLVRQDDDFGKDIEVGFDRAVKDFNLKAPVRIRFKKGTTNFSAEVAQMKQAGVTVLANGGIFAGAANILSEARKLDMPLIPAEVWSEGIPASAALLAPAGYDYLVGDYVSLSGPANEKFRELAKKYVSEDELKNISRYTYASYIGMKALIEAMRQCGKDLTRACTVEKLRTLKGLDTGGLSAPVDFTNEKQLSGTAVAVYQYDIKSATFKPLTGFEQY